Proteins from a genomic interval of Chroococcidiopsis thermalis PCC 7203:
- a CDS encoding mechanosensitive ion channel family protein codes for MRSQIQAIAKPKSRRRLVMCFTCGILGSIVLNASVIAPTLAKPTQPANLQQSLPIPGLHSLDLPGIDNFLSAYQPTRDRNNPQRQIYTDWITLDGRRLFQVTASSREELAKRVNEVQSNLEKISEDYFASNSEEELEVKSQRQTITDANSPTGVSQTLPAISINQQYLFTPTDLDAEVQGETSVQNLARKLVQSLPQELKAAKEERKPQVLIRRGAIATGIFVGIVVASWGIRRWRDRLDRVIPISTTPTDPSESVTTQLTQQQQNNLREVRRRIFQLSQTGVWVGGTLVILGLFPYTRFIPVWILAILQIPIVRIPAVIGLVSIGAYVATRASYVAIDRFTHALANNALLGAQDYVRLQLRVMTISGVAKSVTTISIVALGLLLVLSTLGVDLVPVLAGAGLLGVAISLASQSLIKDAINGFLIIVEDQYAVGDVINVGTFGGLVENLNLRITQLRDAEGRLITIPNSEIKIVANLSSRWSRADLSIPVAYNANLDQALFLIEEVGVEMDRDPQWRDQILERPEVLGVDNFGDRGLIIRVWIKTQPLKQWDVAREYRRRLKKAFDIADIAIPVPQQAVWVHTPSVLRSHLDPNDQMSHKS; via the coding sequence GTGCGCTCTCAAATTCAGGCGATCGCTAAACCAAAAAGCAGACGACGGCTAGTCATGTGTTTCACTTGTGGCATTTTGGGTTCAATCGTGCTGAATGCTTCAGTTATTGCCCCCACTCTAGCCAAGCCGACACAACCAGCGAATTTACAGCAATCGTTACCTATTCCAGGTTTACATTCACTCGATCTCCCAGGAATCGACAATTTTCTATCTGCTTACCAACCAACTCGCGATCGCAATAATCCTCAAAGACAGATCTATACTGACTGGATTACCTTAGATGGTCGTCGTTTGTTTCAGGTTACGGCATCTTCTAGGGAGGAGTTAGCTAAGCGGGTCAATGAGGTGCAGTCAAACTTAGAAAAAATTAGCGAAGATTACTTTGCCAGCAATTCTGAGGAGGAACTGGAAGTCAAATCTCAACGCCAAACGATTACGGATGCAAATAGTCCCACGGGTGTATCTCAAACTCTGCCAGCCATTTCGATTAATCAGCAGTATCTCTTCACTCCCACCGATTTAGATGCTGAGGTTCAAGGAGAAACAAGCGTGCAAAATTTGGCACGCAAATTAGTACAATCTCTGCCACAAGAGCTGAAAGCGGCAAAAGAGGAACGAAAACCTCAAGTTTTGATCCGCCGAGGTGCGATCGCCACTGGAATTTTTGTGGGTATCGTAGTGGCTAGCTGGGGAATTCGCCGTTGGCGCGATCGTTTAGATCGAGTCATACCAATTTCGACGACTCCCACAGATCCCTCAGAGTCAGTCACGACACAATTAACGCAGCAACAGCAAAATAACTTACGAGAAGTCAGGCGAAGAATATTTCAGCTATCTCAAACTGGCGTATGGGTTGGCGGAACGCTGGTAATTTTAGGGTTGTTCCCTTACACGCGGTTTATTCCAGTTTGGATTCTAGCGATACTCCAAATTCCAATCGTCAGAATTCCCGCCGTGATTGGACTTGTCTCAATTGGAGCCTATGTCGCCACTCGCGCCAGCTATGTTGCGATCGATCGCTTTACTCATGCACTGGCGAATAATGCCTTATTAGGCGCTCAAGACTACGTACGCTTGCAACTGCGGGTAATGACAATTTCTGGTGTTGCTAAAAGCGTGACCACTATTAGTATTGTCGCTTTGGGCTTACTACTTGTCCTTTCAACTCTGGGTGTAGATTTAGTTCCAGTGTTAGCTGGTGCGGGGCTACTTGGTGTAGCCATATCTCTAGCATCCCAAAGTTTAATTAAAGATGCGATCAATGGCTTTTTGATTATTGTAGAAGACCAGTACGCCGTAGGTGACGTAATTAACGTCGGTACTTTTGGCGGTTTGGTAGAAAATCTCAATCTGCGAATCACTCAGTTACGCGATGCTGAAGGTAGATTAATTACTATTCCCAATAGTGAAATTAAAATTGTGGCAAACCTTTCTAGTCGGTGGTCGCGTGCCGATTTAAGTATACCCGTTGCTTACAATGCCAATCTCGACCAAGCATTATTTTTAATTGAGGAGGTGGGTGTAGAAATGGATCGAGATCCCCAGTGGCGAGATCAAATTCTAGAAAGACCAGAAGTACTAGGAGTTGATAATTTTGGCGATCGCGGTTTAATTATTCGGGTTTGGATTAAAACCCAACCCCTCAAACAATGGGATGTAGCCAGAGAATATCGCCGTCGATTGAAAAAGGCTTTCGATATCGCCGATATTGCTATTCCCGTACCGCAACAAGCTGTCTGGGTACATACTCCTTCTGTTTTACGATCGCACCTCGATCCAAATGACCAAATGAGTCATAAATCGTAA
- the ahcY gene encoding adenosylhomocysteinase, giving the protein MTVALDKLKYEIKDPALATLGKQRIEWAGREMPVLRQIRDRFAQEKPFAGIRLVACCHVTTETAHLAIALKAGGADAVLIASNPLSTQDDVAASLVVDHGIPVFAIKGEDNATYNKHVQIALDHRPNIIIDDGSDVVATLIQERQNQIADLIGTTEETTTGIVRLQAMLKDGVLTFPAVNVNDADTKHFFDNRYGTGQSTLDGIVRATNILLAGKTVIVAGYGWCGKGTALRARGMGANVIVTEIDPIKAIEAVMDGFRVLPMAEAAPQGDIFITVTGNKHVIRSEHFDVMKDGAIVCNSGHFDIEIDLKSLKSKAAEVKNVRPFTEQYKLNSGKSVVVIGEGRLVNLAAAEGHPSAVMDMSFANQAMACEYLVKNKGKLAPGLHSIPVEVDQEIARLKLQAMGISVDTLTPEQVEYINSWTSGT; this is encoded by the coding sequence ATGACGGTTGCTCTCGATAAACTAAAGTACGAAATCAAAGATCCTGCTCTAGCAACCTTAGGTAAGCAGCGGATTGAATGGGCTGGGCGCGAGATGCCAGTGTTACGGCAGATCCGCGATCGCTTTGCCCAAGAAAAGCCTTTTGCCGGAATTCGCTTGGTCGCTTGTTGTCATGTCACTACAGAAACAGCACACTTGGCGATCGCCCTCAAAGCTGGTGGTGCAGATGCCGTTTTAATTGCTAGCAACCCCCTGTCTACTCAAGATGATGTAGCAGCTAGCTTAGTTGTAGATCATGGCATTCCTGTCTTTGCCATCAAAGGGGAAGACAACGCCACGTATAACAAACACGTCCAAATCGCTCTCGATCATCGCCCCAACATTATCATCGATGATGGCAGTGACGTAGTTGCAACTTTAATTCAAGAGCGGCAAAACCAAATCGCTGACTTAATCGGTACAACCGAAGAAACCACTACGGGTATCGTTCGCTTGCAAGCGATGTTAAAGGATGGCGTACTGACATTCCCAGCAGTGAATGTAAACGATGCCGATACTAAGCATTTCTTTGATAATCGTTACGGTACGGGTCAATCTACCCTAGATGGGATCGTTCGCGCTACCAATATTCTGCTCGCTGGCAAGACTGTAATTGTTGCTGGTTACGGTTGGTGCGGTAAGGGTACGGCACTACGGGCGCGTGGCATGGGTGCTAATGTCATCGTGACCGAAATCGACCCAATTAAGGCAATTGAAGCAGTAATGGATGGTTTCCGCGTCCTCCCAATGGCAGAAGCTGCACCTCAAGGAGATATCTTCATCACAGTTACAGGTAACAAGCACGTTATTCGTAGCGAACATTTCGACGTGATGAAAGACGGCGCGATCGTTTGTAACTCCGGTCACTTTGATATTGAAATTGACCTTAAGTCTTTAAAATCTAAAGCAGCAGAAGTCAAAAACGTTCGTCCTTTTACCGAACAGTACAAACTCAACAGCGGCAAGTCAGTTGTCGTCATCGGTGAAGGCAGACTGGTAAACTTGGCAGCAGCAGAAGGACACCCCAGTGCTGTCATGGATATGAGTTTTGCTAACCAAGCTATGGCTTGCGAATATCTAGTAAAAAACAAAGGTAAACTCGCTCCTGGCTTACATTCCATCCCAGTTGAAGTTGACCAAGAAATTGCGCGATTGAAGCTGCAAGCAATGGGTATCAGCGTTGATACTCTCACGCCAGAACAAGTTGAATACATCAATTCTTGGACTTCTGGAACATAA
- a CDS encoding DedA family protein: MTEWIVNIMTSLGYLGIGLLMFLENLFPPIPSELIMPLAGFTAAQGKLNIVGAIAAGVIGTVIGALPWYYAGKFLGEERLRGWADKYGKWITITGKDIDRSKHWFDKHGVKAVLLCRMVPGVRTLISLPAGIGDMHVVPFLIYSTVGTILWVGLLTAAGYILGDHYQIVEEYLAPVSKIVLAALVIGLIIVIIRRRQRR, from the coding sequence ATGACTGAATGGATTGTAAATATCATGACTTCCCTTGGTTATTTGGGAATCGGATTGTTGATGTTTTTAGAAAACCTTTTTCCTCCCATTCCTTCAGAACTGATCATGCCATTAGCGGGTTTTACCGCAGCACAAGGTAAGTTGAATATTGTAGGGGCGATCGCAGCAGGTGTAATAGGAACTGTCATCGGGGCGTTACCTTGGTACTATGCAGGAAAATTCTTAGGCGAAGAACGATTAAGAGGTTGGGCAGATAAATACGGTAAATGGATAACTATTACTGGTAAAGATATCGACAGATCGAAACACTGGTTTGACAAGCATGGGGTGAAGGCAGTACTTCTGTGTCGCATGGTTCCTGGGGTACGCACTTTGATTTCACTTCCCGCCGGAATCGGTGATATGCATGTAGTACCGTTCCTGATCTACTCAACTGTCGGAACGATATTGTGGGTAGGACTTTTAACTGCTGCTGGATACATCTTGGGAGATCACTACCAAATAGTAGAGGAATACCTTGCACCTGTTTCTAAAATTGTACTTGCAGCTCTAGTTATTGGTTTAATAATTGTAATTATCAGACGGAGGCAGCGACGGTAA
- a CDS encoding ABC transporter ATP-binding protein, whose product MKNRSYSRSYYWQLIPYIRPQWQNLAKGGVGILGFVIATLALIHLAGRLTTPFGQGNVVAIAQLSSLCAAVFLIRGIAQAIQDIYMAKAALKVAFHLRKQVYSHLQKLNLSYFETAKAGDLSYRLTEDIDRIGEIVNKIFHDFIPCLLQLVVIPIYMLYLNWQLTIAIILVVPLIGILITWFGERVRKFSLKSQNRISDLSAILTEVFSGIRIIQAFAAEDREIARFSHEAERTLQAKYSTERLKAIQIPVVGFLQALSFLFVLLFAAWQISQNNLTVAGFFSYLAAAVSIIDPISHTTNNYNEFKQAEASVDRVFELLSIQPTVEEKTNAIALPLVSGKVEYRQIGFAYKLGQPVLENLNLIAHPGERIALVGASGAGKTTLVNLLPRFYDPQSGEILIDGIDIRDVQLKSLRRQIGIVPQETVLFSGAIAENIAFGQASYNLVDVESAAKIANAHQFIMQLPDGYYTQVGERGVNLSGGQRQRIAIARAVLLDPRILILDEATSALDSESEALVQEALERLMQNRTVFIIAHRLTTVRRSDRILVMEKGQIVESGTHEELLALEGRYARFYAQQFS is encoded by the coding sequence TTGAAAAATCGTTCTTATTCTCGTTCTTATTACTGGCAGCTAATACCATATATCCGTCCCCAGTGGCAAAACCTAGCTAAGGGTGGCGTAGGAATTTTAGGCTTTGTCATCGCTACGTTAGCCTTAATTCATTTAGCTGGAAGATTGACTACACCGTTTGGACAAGGTAATGTCGTTGCGATCGCTCAACTTTCTAGTTTATGCGCTGCCGTTTTTCTAATTAGAGGAATTGCTCAAGCAATTCAAGATATTTATATGGCAAAAGCAGCTTTAAAAGTTGCTTTCCACCTGCGTAAACAAGTTTACAGCCACCTACAAAAACTTAATCTCAGCTATTTTGAAACTGCAAAAGCAGGCGATTTATCTTACCGACTGACGGAAGACATCGATCGCATTGGAGAAATCGTAAACAAGATTTTTCACGATTTTATTCCTTGTCTTTTGCAGTTGGTGGTAATTCCAATCTATATGCTGTACCTAAATTGGCAGCTGACGATCGCAATCATTTTAGTCGTGCCGTTAATAGGTATATTAATTACTTGGTTCGGCGAACGGGTACGCAAGTTTTCGCTCAAAAGTCAAAATCGTATTTCAGATTTATCAGCAATTTTAACTGAAGTGTTTAGTGGCATTCGGATTATTCAAGCTTTTGCAGCGGAAGATAGAGAAATTGCTCGATTCAGTCACGAAGCAGAACGGACTTTACAAGCTAAATACTCCACAGAACGACTCAAAGCCATTCAAATTCCGGTCGTGGGATTTTTACAAGCATTGAGCTTTTTATTTGTTCTGTTATTTGCAGCTTGGCAAATCTCTCAAAATAACTTGACTGTAGCAGGATTTTTTAGCTATTTAGCAGCAGCAGTATCGATTATCGATCCGATTAGTCATACAACTAATAATTATAACGAGTTTAAACAAGCAGAAGCTTCTGTCGATCGTGTATTTGAGTTATTATCAATTCAACCCACAGTAGAAGAAAAAACAAATGCGATCGCGCTACCTTTAGTTAGTGGTAAAGTAGAATATCGTCAGATCGGTTTTGCCTATAAACTCGGTCAACCAGTACTAGAAAACTTAAATTTAATTGCGCATCCAGGCGAAAGAATTGCTTTAGTTGGTGCTTCTGGCGCGGGAAAAACAACTTTAGTTAACTTACTCCCACGCTTCTACGATCCGCAGTCGGGAGAAATTTTAATTGATGGCATTGATATTCGTGACGTGCAGTTAAAAAGCCTGCGACGACAAATAGGAATTGTGCCTCAAGAAACAGTTTTATTTTCAGGTGCGATCGCTGAAAATATTGCTTTTGGACAGGCTAGTTACAATTTAGTAGATGTAGAATCAGCCGCCAAAATTGCCAATGCTCATCAATTTATTATGCAACTTCCTGATGGTTATTACACCCAAGTCGGAGAAAGAGGCGTAAATTTATCGGGAGGACAAAGACAAAGAATTGCGATCGCCCGTGCAGTTTTGCTCGATCCGCGTATTCTAATATTAGATGAAGCTACTTCTGCTTTAGATTCAGAATCGGAAGCTTTAGTACAGGAAGCTTTAGAAAGATTGATGCAGAATCGAACTGTATTTATCATCGCCCATCGTTTAACTACTGTACGTCGTAGCGATCGCATTTTGGTGATGGAAAAAGGGCAAATTGTCGAATCGGGTACGCATGAGGAGTTGTTGGCATTAGAAGGACGCTACGCGCGGTTTTATGCACAGCAGTTTAGTTAA
- a CDS encoding YlcI/YnfO family protein — protein sequence MSRLTVRLPETLHQQLVRLAESEGVSLNQYIVYALTRQVTSAYTVETLDETTSDRQKESFNTLLQNLGQVSPAEIETLMAERELVEPEESLTPEIISCLQERIKNKKLSS from the coding sequence ATGAGTAGATTAACAGTACGCTTACCCGAAACGTTACATCAGCAATTAGTGCGATTAGCCGAAAGTGAAGGTGTCTCTTTAAATCAGTACATCGTGTATGCCTTGACTCGTCAAGTGACATCAGCTTACACGGTTGAAACTCTAGATGAAACAACAAGCGATCGCCAAAAAGAATCTTTTAATACTCTATTACAGAATTTAGGACAAGTCTCGCCTGCTGAAATTGAGACATTAATGGCTGAACGAGAACTTGTTGAACCAGAAGAAAGTTTAACGCCTGAAATTATTAGCTGCTTGCAAGAGCGTATAAAGAATAAAAAATTGTCAAGCTAG
- a CDS encoding PIN domain-containing protein, with translation MLRVVIDTNVVFAGLTQRGNAASLIVDAWLADLLQVYVSNAQAYEYADVLSRKLSETRWQSMKPVLGTLLSQANFTTIYYSWRPTSPDPGDEHVIDCAMNASAIVVTSNIRDFKTAKESL, from the coding sequence ATGTTACGAGTAGTTATTGATACAAATGTTGTCTTTGCAGGATTAACTCAAAGGGGTAATGCAGCTAGTTTAATTGTTGATGCTTGGTTAGCTGACTTACTTCAAGTCTATGTCTCAAATGCTCAAGCTTATGAATACGCAGATGTTCTATCTCGTAAGCTTTCAGAAACTCGTTGGCAAAGCATGAAACCCGTTCTAGGAACCTTGCTATCTCAAGCAAATTTTACAACCATTTATTACTCGTGGCGACCTACTTCACCCGATCCAGGAGACGAACACGTTATCGATTGTGCAATGAATGCAAGTGCGATTGTTGTCACATCAAATATACGAGATTTTAAAACTGCAAAAGAATCATTATGA
- a CDS encoding c-type cytochrome, which produces MDNQHVLSQNSLQRFATIALALLLAIAIAIVGAYLLSPADPYIKGVLSLSGDPMQGNAIFQMNCAGCHGFQAEGNVGPSLQGVSKRKSGYGLIHQVISGDTPPMPKFQPSEKEMADLLSYLETL; this is translated from the coding sequence TTGGATAACCAGCACGTCCTCAGTCAAAATTCGCTTCAGCGGTTCGCGACGATCGCTCTAGCGCTGTTATTGGCGATCGCCATAGCGATTGTGGGCGCTTACCTACTCAGTCCCGCCGATCCTTATATTAAGGGTGTTTTATCTTTATCTGGCGATCCGATGCAAGGTAACGCGATCTTCCAGATGAACTGCGCTGGTTGTCATGGTTTTCAAGCAGAAGGTAATGTTGGTCCCAGCCTGCAAGGAGTTTCTAAACGGAAGTCGGGTTACGGTTTAATTCATCAGGTGATTAGTGGGGATACACCACCAATGCCAAAATTTCAGCCTAGCGAAAAGGAAATGGCAGATCTGCTGAGTTATTTGGAAACACTCTGA
- the petG gene encoding cytochrome b6-f complex subunit V produces the protein MVEPLLDGMVLGLIFVTLAGLFFKAYEQFKRGKKLGID, from the coding sequence GTGGTTGAACCCTTACTCGATGGCATGGTACTAGGTCTAATTTTTGTTACCCTGGCAGGGCTGTTTTTCAAAGCTTACGAGCAATTCAAGCGCGGTAAAAAGCTGGGAATTGACTAA
- the rsmD gene encoding 16S rRNA (guanine(966)-N(2))-methyltransferase RsmD codes for MSLRISGNRQLKSLPGKDTRPTSGRVREAVFNIWQGKIANCRWLDLCAGTGSMGAEALCRGASCVVGIEQSNRACNVIQQNWQKITKPEQQFQVLRGDVVQKLKTLVGQQFDRIYFDPPYASGLYQPILEAIARYHLLHPEGELAVEYDSALWQPQAISSLEICRQKVYGNTTLTFYTRESGVGSRESEEK; via the coding sequence ATGAGTCTCAGAATCTCCGGGAATCGCCAACTAAAATCTCTCCCAGGTAAAGATACGCGCCCTACTAGCGGTAGAGTGCGGGAGGCAGTATTTAATATCTGGCAAGGAAAAATTGCTAATTGTCGCTGGCTTGATTTATGCGCCGGAACTGGCTCGATGGGTGCAGAAGCTTTATGTAGGGGCGCTAGTTGTGTAGTCGGGATCGAGCAATCCAACCGTGCTTGCAACGTTATTCAACAGAATTGGCAGAAAATAACCAAACCAGAACAACAGTTCCAGGTATTGCGCGGAGATGTCGTACAAAAATTAAAAACTCTAGTCGGACAGCAATTCGATCGCATCTACTTCGATCCACCCTATGCCAGTGGATTGTATCAGCCAATATTAGAGGCGATCGCTCGCTATCATCTCTTGCACCCAGAGGGAGAACTCGCTGTAGAATACGATTCTGCGCTCTGGCAACCGCAAGCCATCTCTAGCTTAGAAATCTGTCGTCAAAAAGTTTACGGTAATACAACTCTGACCTTTTATACTAGGGAGTCGGGAGTCGGGAGTCGGGAGTCGGAAGAAAAATGA
- the hisH gene encoding imidazole glycerol phosphate synthase subunit HisH, whose product MATIAVVDYDMGNLHSACKGLENAGATPKITDSAREILQADAIVLPGVGSFDPAVQHLRSRGLEAPIKQAIASGIPFLGICLGLQILFDGSEEGKEPGLGIIAGTVRRFTSEPGITIPHMGWNQLQFTQPECTLWQKLQPNPWVYFVHSYYVDPVNPQVRAATVTHGSQIVTAAIAQDNLVAVQFHPEKSSTAGLQILSNFVAQVKVGVAC is encoded by the coding sequence ATGGCAACGATCGCAGTTGTAGATTATGACATGGGAAACTTGCACTCTGCCTGTAAAGGATTAGAAAATGCAGGCGCAACCCCAAAAATTACGGATTCCGCCAGAGAAATACTACAAGCAGATGCGATCGTCCTGCCAGGAGTTGGATCATTCGATCCAGCCGTGCAACATTTGCGATCGCGGGGTTTAGAAGCACCCATCAAACAGGCGATCGCTAGCGGGATACCATTTTTAGGAATTTGCCTCGGTTTGCAAATTTTATTCGACGGCAGCGAAGAAGGCAAGGAACCAGGACTGGGAATTATTGCTGGTACTGTCCGCCGCTTCACCTCCGAACCAGGAATTACAATTCCCCACATGGGTTGGAACCAACTGCAATTTACCCAACCAGAATGCACGTTATGGCAAAAGTTGCAACCCAATCCCTGGGTTTATTTCGTTCATTCCTACTACGTCGATCCCGTCAATCCTCAAGTTCGCGCTGCTACAGTCACTCATGGTAGCCAAATCGTAACAGCGGCGATCGCCCAAGATAACCTCGTAGCCGTCCAATTTCACCCCGAAAAGTCTTCTACAGCAGGTTTACAAATTTTATCTAACTTCGTGGCGCAGGTAAAGGTTGGTGTTGCGTGTTAG
- a CDS encoding serine hydrolase domain-containing protein has product MKPAFKYILWSFGLISVSIIGYISFTLWRVLSIGTAYQAKQFCSGVFVSQRTPESIFNRDVLAEIADLPTLEQSIVKSIKVNIDRPQQSVTASIFGLAKHQAIFRPGLGCTLVIDRSVQELRSQTQQLNLTPRQDRRWLQGKTNQIPAEINQKQLAAAMDWIFNPQHDSRAVVIVYKGEIVAERYAPGFSAQMPLLGWSMTKSVMNALVGILVKQGKLSLTDENLMPEWNHPGDRRSQIALDRMLRMSSGLKFDENEGNPLGNLIQMLFGQSNVAAYAASQPLEADPGSKWQYASGTSNILSRIVRRAVGDRDADYLTFPRRALFNPLGMSSAVIEPDASGTFIGSAFMYATARDWARFGLLYLQDGVWEGQRILPEGWVKYSRTPAPAAPKKNYGAHFWLMNVSTPSGHSKIMTAQGFQDQYTAIIPSHQLVIVHLGRNKNRTRQQFIPRVLAAFAN; this is encoded by the coding sequence ATGAAACCAGCCTTTAAGTATATCTTGTGGAGCTTTGGCTTAATTAGCGTCAGTATTATTGGCTATATTAGCTTTACCCTGTGGCGAGTCTTGAGTATTGGCACGGCTTATCAAGCAAAACAATTTTGTTCGGGCGTGTTTGTCTCTCAACGCACTCCAGAATCTATTTTCAATCGAGATGTCTTGGCTGAAATTGCAGATTTACCAACCTTGGAACAGTCAATTGTTAAGTCAATTAAAGTAAATATCGATCGCCCGCAGCAATCTGTCACGGCAAGTATTTTTGGCTTGGCAAAACACCAAGCAATCTTTCGTCCTGGACTTGGGTGTACTTTGGTTATCGATCGCTCTGTACAAGAGTTGCGATCGCAGACTCAGCAACTCAACTTAACTCCACGACAAGATCGACGTTGGTTGCAAGGAAAGACAAACCAAATTCCGGCTGAAATTAACCAAAAACAACTTGCAGCAGCTATGGATTGGATTTTCAATCCTCAACATGACTCTAGGGCTGTTGTCATTGTCTACAAAGGCGAGATTGTGGCAGAACGTTATGCCCCAGGTTTTTCGGCGCAAATGCCGTTGTTGGGATGGTCGATGACTAAGAGTGTAATGAATGCACTAGTAGGCATTTTAGTCAAGCAGGGTAAGCTGTCGCTAACAGACGAAAATCTCATGCCAGAGTGGAATCATCCAGGCGATCGCCGCAGTCAAATTGCACTCGATCGAATGCTTCGCATGAGTAGCGGTTTGAAGTTTGACGAGAACGAGGGCAACCCTCTGGGTAATCTAATTCAAATGCTATTCGGTCAGAGTAACGTAGCTGCTTACGCTGCAAGTCAACCTCTGGAAGCCGATCCAGGTAGTAAATGGCAGTATGCCAGCGGTACGTCCAACATTCTCTCTCGGATTGTGCGCCGTGCGGTCGGCGATCGCGATGCCGATTATCTCACATTTCCCCGTCGCGCTCTATTCAATCCTCTGGGGATGTCTAGTGCAGTTATCGAGCCTGATGCATCGGGAACCTTTATCGGTTCTGCTTTCATGTATGCTACGGCAAGGGATTGGGCGCGGTTTGGTTTGCTTTATTTACAAGATGGCGTGTGGGAAGGACAACGCATCTTACCCGAAGGCTGGGTGAAATATAGTCGCACGCCAGCTCCAGCAGCACCCAAGAAAAATTATGGCGCTCATTTTTGGTTAATGAATGTTTCTACACCATCTGGACACAGCAAAATTATGACCGCTCAAGGATTTCAAGATCAGTACACTGCTATTATTCCTTCACACCAACTCGTTATCGTTCATCTTGGTAGGAATAAAAACAGAACGCGCCAACAATTTATTCCTCGCGTTTTAGCGGCTTTTGCTAATTAA
- a CDS encoding DUF3370 domain-containing protein has translation MLPLLPIFPIAQTTPPPQEIVQPRIVRPLAGSLDAVPVFNSNSPEKVQAEGILLSTFPPAGKKSKSAHLNFPFRGRFDLFAHHVFQPTTPDDLRSLYLGVILHNPGKQAVRVDILQAASYLSQPDAPFAELPPVAENNLGTIFAGPGDRVMNEILRGQRQSSFPPQLIIPPGQSQMLVNLPILVQGLEPPINGRSTFMRLRSSGTVYAASLAMYAPTDSTGQERSPTLEEWQQILERGNLAGPRDKTPTPPEQTSGKVVYGRVAGVAQGSQWRSQLVDSSSGASSLSIPSPGEAFSYGLSMLNQGTLGTSQIQSAPMLIRYPDTAYRAHGNYGIQYSLSLPLQNNSDRDRTVTVSLETPLKEDKLSQGGLRFFSSPAKQVFFRGTVRLRYNDDQNLPRTKYVHLVQTRGQQGEPLLTLRMKKGDRRLIQLDFLYPPDATPPQVLTIGTK, from the coding sequence ATGCTGCCTTTGTTGCCAATTTTCCCCATTGCTCAAACCACTCCCCCACCACAAGAAATCGTACAACCGCGAATTGTGCGTCCTTTAGCTGGCAGTTTGGATGCAGTGCCAGTATTTAATAGTAATAGTCCCGAAAAAGTACAGGCAGAAGGAATCTTACTTTCCACTTTTCCGCCTGCTGGGAAAAAATCTAAATCCGCTCATCTGAATTTTCCTTTTAGGGGTAGATTCGATCTGTTTGCTCATCACGTTTTTCAACCGACTACACCGGACGATCTGCGATCGCTCTATTTAGGAGTCATCTTACATAATCCTGGCAAGCAAGCGGTACGGGTAGATATTTTGCAAGCAGCCAGTTATCTCAGCCAACCGGATGCACCGTTTGCAGAATTACCACCTGTAGCTGAAAATAACTTGGGTACGATATTTGCGGGACCAGGCGATCGCGTCATGAATGAGATTTTGCGCGGACAGCGACAGTCGAGTTTTCCGCCGCAACTGATTATTCCCCCCGGACAAAGCCAGATGTTAGTTAACTTGCCAATTCTAGTACAAGGTTTAGAACCGCCGATTAACGGACGGTCTACATTCATGCGCTTGCGGAGTAGTGGAACGGTATATGCTGCAAGTTTGGCAATGTACGCGCCTACTGATTCTACTGGTCAAGAGCGATCGCCTACTCTAGAAGAATGGCAGCAAATCTTAGAGCGTGGGAATTTAGCTGGACCCCGCGATAAAACTCCTACACCACCAGAACAAACGAGCGGTAAAGTTGTTTACGGTCGCGTTGCTGGGGTGGCGCAGGGTTCCCAATGGCGATCGCAATTGGTTGATAGTTCGTCGGGTGCTTCTTCTTTAAGTATCCCGTCGCCAGGTGAAGCTTTTTCCTATGGTTTGAGTATGTTGAACCAAGGGACGTTGGGAACGAGTCAAATTCAAAGTGCGCCAATGCTGATTCGTTACCCAGATACAGCTTATCGCGCCCACGGTAACTATGGGATCCAATATAGTCTGAGTTTGCCACTACAAAACAATAGCGATCGCGATCGAACTGTTACCGTCTCTCTAGAAACACCCCTGAAGGAAGACAAACTCAGTCAAGGCGGGTTGCGTTTCTTTAGTTCGCCAGCCAAGCAGGTATTCTTTCGCGGTACGGTAAGGTTGCGTTATAACGACGACCAAAACTTACCTCGGACGAAGTACGTGCATTTAGTTCAGACGAGGGGACAGCAGGGAGAACCGTTGTTGACATTGAGGATGAAAAAGGGCGATCGCCGTTTGATACAGTTAGACTTTCTTTATCCGCCAGATGCAACCCCTCCGCAGGTTTTAACGATTGGTACAAAATAG